The DNA sequence TTCGTAGTATTCGACGCCTCCGTACTTGTATTAGCCTTCGCATCAATCGCGTTGGCAAGCACCAATTGGCTTCTTTTAATCCTGTACCTGGGCATAATCCTCGCCGCAGGTGTCGCGCTTCTTGAAGGAGGAGGAAAAGATTAATGACCGATACAAAAACTTGGGCCCGCGTAAAATCCCCTTGGGTATTGCATTTTAACTCAGGCGCCTGCAACGGCTGCGACATCGAAGTCGTCGCGTTGTTAACGCCTAAATATGACGTTGAACGCTTCGGCGTAAAACTCGAGCCGTCCCCACGTCATGCTGATGTATTGCTGGTTACGGGGGCTGTTACTCACCAATGCGCCGAACGTCTCAAACGCGTCTACGACCAGATGCCTCAGCCTAAATTCGTCGTCGCCATCGGCGCATGTGCCTGCGGCGGAGGCGTCTTCGATGGT is a window from the Candidatus Bathyarchaeota archaeon genome containing:
- a CDS encoding NADH-quinone oxidoreductase subunit B family protein, with product MTDTKTWARVKSPWVLHFNSGACNGCDIEVVALLTPKYDVERFGVKLEPSPRHADVLLVTGAVTHQCAERLKRVYDQMPQPKFVVAIGACACGGGVFDGSYGVLGGVDKVIPVTAYIPGCAPRPEAIIDGVVKLLNALNPPKQKKPKAEAAQAVAPVAKEA